The genome window TGCGGTCGAGAGCGGCGCGAAAAATGCTCGGGTGCGGCTTCAGGTAGCCGTGGTCCGACGACGACACCGCGGCGGTGATGAACGGCTCCAACGCGAAGTGGGACTGGAACGCGTCCAGGCAGCGGTGCGTGTTGGAGATCAGGCCGATGCGATAGCCGGCCGCGTGCAGGGCCGCGAGCGTCGGCGACACGTCGTCGTAGAGCGTGAAGTGGTGACACAGGGCCCACTCGTCGTAAATCTGGAGTGAGCAGGCCTCGATGCCCTCGCCGACCGCGCCCATCCGGATCAGAACGCGCGACACGTAGCGCAGAAACGGCTCGGGCCGGTAGGCGCCGTCCTGCAGCCGCTCGAGCTCCACGGCGGCGTCGCGCACCGCCTCCTCGAAACGGGACGCGTCGACCTCGAGACCGTGGCGCGCGGCGAAGTCCCGGTAGCCCTCGCCGTCGAAGGCGGGTCCGGGATGGATGAGGGTGAAGTCGACGTCGAAGAAGACGGCGTTGACGCGTCGCGCGGGGCCGGTGCGGGAGCGTGCGGCGTGCGGCGCGGGGGGCGTCCCGACCGGCATGAGGACCATTATATTTGCACTACAATTGAAGCGAGTGGCGCCGCCCGCCCGCGTCGGCACCGCGCGCCGCCTCGCCATGCCCGACTGGAAAGAGACTCTGAACCTGCCGCGGACCGGCTTTCGGATGAAGGCCGGGCTGCCCGCCACCGAGCCGGACGCGATCGCCCGCTGGGAGGAGAAGGATCTGTACGGCCGGATCCGGGAGCGGCGGCGCGGCGCGCCCCGTTACGTGCTCCACGATGGGCCCCCGTACGCCAACGGCGAGATCCACGTCGGCACCGCGCTGAACAAGATCCTGAAGGACTTCATCGTCCGGGCCCGCACGATGGCCGGCTTCGACGCGCCCTACGTGCCCGGCTGGGACTGCCACGGGCTGCCGATAGAGCTGCGGGTGGACCGCGAGCTGGGCAAGCGCAAGCGGGACATGAGCGTGGCCGACGTGCGCCGGGAGTGCCGGCGGTACGCGGAGCGCTACATCGACATTCAGCGCGCCGGCTTCAAGCGTCTCGGCGTGCTCGGCGACTGGGCCGCGCCGTACCAGACGATGCGCTATGCCTACCAGGCGACCATCGTCCGCGCGCTGGGCCGGTTCGTCGAGCAGGGCCTCGTCTACCGCGGCAAGAAACCGGTGCACTGGTGCATAGGGTGCCGCACGGCGCTGGCCGAAGCCGAAGTCGAGTACGAACCCCACCGGTCGCCGTCGATCTTCGTGGAGTTCCCGCTCTCCACCGGGAGCGAGCCGGCGCGGCGCGCACTGGCGCCGGCCCTGGCCGACCGCGCCGCGGGGGTGCTGATCTGGACGACGACGCCGTGGACCATTCCGTCGAACCTCGCCGTCGCCTTTCACCCCGAGGTGACCTACGGGGCATACGCGACCACGACGCAGGACGGAAGGGCGGGCGCCATCATTCTGGCCGAGCCGCTGGCCGACCGCGTCGCCGAGCAGATCGGCCGGGTGCTGGGAGCTCCGCTCGCGACGTTCCGGGGAGCCGACCTGGAGGGACTGCGGTTCCGGCATCCGCTGTACGACCGCGACTCGATCGCGGTACTGGCCGACTACGTGACCCTCGAGCAGGGCACGGGAGCCGTGCACACCGCGCCGGGGCACGGGGCCGACGACTTCCATACGGGTGTCAAGTACGGCCTGGACGTCTACGCGCCGGTCGGACCGGGAGGTCGTTTCGCGGACGATGTGGGTCTATTCGGCGGAATGGGCGTCTTCGAGTCCAACCCGCGGGTGGAAGCCGCCCTCGCCGAGCGGGGCCGGCTCTGGGGCCGCTCCGATGTGGAGCACTCGTACCCCCACTGCTGGCGCTGCCACAAACCGGTCATCTTCCTCGCCACCTCGCAGTGGTTCATCGCGCTCGACCGGGGCCGACTGCGGCAGCGGGCGCTCGACGCCATCGCGCGAGTCAGGTGGTTTCCCGCCTGGGGAGAAGAGCGGATCCGCAACATGGTGGCCAACCGACCCGACTGGTGCATCTCGCGGCAGCGGTCGTGGGGCGTGCCGATTCCGGCCCTCTACTGCACGTCGTGCGGCGAGGCGATGCTGACGACGGCCCTGACCGAGCAGGCGGCCACGATCTTCGAGAAGCACGGCGCCGACGCCTGGTACGAGCGGGACCTCGACGAGTTCCTGCCGCCGGACTTCGCCTGCCCGTCGTGCGAGAGCCGGAACTTCGAGCGCGAGCGCGACATTCTCGACGTCTGGTTCGACTCGGGTTCGAGCCACGAGGCCGTGCTCGACCAGAGACCGGATCTTGAGTGGCCCGCCACCCTCTACCTGGAGGGTTCGGACCAGCACCGGGGCTGGTTCCACAGCTCGCTGCTCGTCGGGCTCGGCACGCGCGGCGCGGCGCCCTTCCGGGAGGTCCTGACCCACGGCTTCGTCGTCGACGCGGCAGGGCACAAGATGTCGAAGTCGATCGGCAACATCATCGATCCCAAGACCATCATCAAGCGCTACGGCGCGGAGATCCTTCGACTCTGGGTGGCGATGGTCGACTACCGCGAGGAGGTGCGCCTCGGGAACGAGATCCTGGCGCGCGTAGTCGAGGCGTACCGCAAGATCCGGAACACGCTGCGGATTCTGGTGGCCAACCTGTTCGACTTCGACCCGGTCGCCGACCGCGTGCCGGTCGCCGACCTCGAAGAGGTGGACCGTTACGCCCTGGCGCGCTACGGGGAGATCGGCTGCACCGTCCTCGCCGCCTACGAGCGCTACGAGTTCCAGCCGATCGCGCACGCCGTGAACCATTTCCTCACCGTCGACCTGAGTGCGTTCTACGTCGACATCTCCAAGGATCGGCTCTACACGTTCGCGCGGCGGTCGAAGGCGCGGCGGTCGGCGCAGACGGCGATCTACACGATGACCGACGGGCTCGCGCGACTGCTCGCTCCCATCCTGCCGGTGACCACCGACGACCTCTGGCGTTTCTTGCCCGGCGCGCGCGAGGACAGCGTGCACCTGGCGGATCTGCCGGCGGACTGCGAAGCGCTGGTGGACCGCGAGCTGCTCGCCCGCTGGCAACGGCTGCTGGCCCTGCGCGACGCCGTCAACGTCGAGCTCGAGCGGCTCCGCCAGGAGAAGACGGTCGGCACTTCGCTGGAGGCCGGCGTCTCGGTGCGCGCGAACGGGTCGACGGCCGAGCTCGCCGAACGGTACGCCGCCGACCTGGCTACCTTGTTCATCACGTCCGACGTCTCGGTTGCGCCGGATCCGGATCTCCCGCTCGACGCGGACGCGGCAACCGCCGCCGGCACCCGGTTCACCGAGCCGGGGGGCGCGGCGATCATCGAGGCGCAGCGCGCCGGAGGCGTCAGGTGCGACCGCTGCTGGCGCTACGTGCCGTCGGTGAGCCACGGCGACCCGGCCGGCCTGTGCACCCGTTGCGTCGATGCGTTGTCGGAGGCCATGGAAAGTGTCGGCTGAACCGCCGCCCGCCGGCCCGTCGACCGCCGATCGGCGGCCGCCCTCCGAGGCGGGGACGCCTGCGCCGGCCTTCCCGTCGCGCGGGCTGATGCTGAGCATCGTCGTCGGGATCGTGCTTCTCGATCAGGTCTCGAAGGC of Acidobacteriota bacterium contains these proteins:
- a CDS encoding HAD family hydrolase, translated to MPVGTPPAPHAARSRTGPARRVNAVFFDVDFTLIHPGPAFDGEGYRDFAARHGLEVDASRFEEAVRDAAVELERLQDGAYRPEPFLRYVSRVLIRMGAVGEGIEACSLQIYDEWALCHHFTLYDDVSPTLAALHAAGYRIGLISNTHRCLDAFQSHFALEPFITAAVSSSDHGYLKPHPSIFRAALDRIGTSAADGVMVGDSMTHDIAGARRVGMAAVLLVRSGQTPENVDGVPVIRTLAELPALLAEGCGGRRPAQADGN
- the ileS gene encoding isoleucine--tRNA ligase; this encodes MPDWKETLNLPRTGFRMKAGLPATEPDAIARWEEKDLYGRIRERRRGAPRYVLHDGPPYANGEIHVGTALNKILKDFIVRARTMAGFDAPYVPGWDCHGLPIELRVDRELGKRKRDMSVADVRRECRRYAERYIDIQRAGFKRLGVLGDWAAPYQTMRYAYQATIVRALGRFVEQGLVYRGKKPVHWCIGCRTALAEAEVEYEPHRSPSIFVEFPLSTGSEPARRALAPALADRAAGVLIWTTTPWTIPSNLAVAFHPEVTYGAYATTTQDGRAGAIILAEPLADRVAEQIGRVLGAPLATFRGADLEGLRFRHPLYDRDSIAVLADYVTLEQGTGAVHTAPGHGADDFHTGVKYGLDVYAPVGPGGRFADDVGLFGGMGVFESNPRVEAALAERGRLWGRSDVEHSYPHCWRCHKPVIFLATSQWFIALDRGRLRQRALDAIARVRWFPAWGEERIRNMVANRPDWCISRQRSWGVPIPALYCTSCGEAMLTTALTEQAATIFEKHGADAWYERDLDEFLPPDFACPSCESRNFERERDILDVWFDSGSSHEAVLDQRPDLEWPATLYLEGSDQHRGWFHSSLLVGLGTRGAAPFREVLTHGFVVDAAGHKMSKSIGNIIDPKTIIKRYGAEILRLWVAMVDYREEVRLGNEILARVVEAYRKIRNTLRILVANLFDFDPVADRVPVADLEEVDRYALARYGEIGCTVLAAYERYEFQPIAHAVNHFLTVDLSAFYVDISKDRLYTFARRSKARRSAQTAIYTMTDGLARLLAPILPVTTDDLWRFLPGAREDSVHLADLPADCEALVDRELLARWQRLLALRDAVNVELERLRQEKTVGTSLEAGVSVRANGSTAELAERYAADLATLFITSDVSVAPDPDLPLDADAATAAGTRFTEPGGAAIIEAQRAGGVRCDRCWRYVPSVSHGDPAGLCTRCVDALSEAMESVG